A region of the Clostridia bacterium genome:
CGTCACCGCGTTCGTGCCGTTCGGAGCGAGATAGTCGTCTCCTGAATGTACGGCGACGAGGTCGAGCGACGGATACGCCTTCCATCCGTCCGAGAAGACGAGATACCACGGCGCGTTGTTATAGGTATAGCTGAGCGTTCCGTCGCTGTTCCGCGTCCAGGTCGTCGACCGCGTGGTCGAGACCGAAACGTTGGCGCCGGAAGCGTTGAGGTAATAGGTGTTGCCGTTATAATAGGTGCTGATCGCGCCGTTGTCGAAGACCCAGCGCGTCGCGGCGTCCGCGTCGGTTCCGGAGCCGACCGCGGTCGTCGAAGCGATATTCAGATAGTTGCCGTCCTGCGAGATAACGGAGGCGTCGGCGTAGGGATAGACCTTCCACTCCGCGCCCTCGCGGTAGAGATACCACGTTCCGTTATTGTAGGTATAGGACATGTGCGCGGCGCCGTCGCGGGTCCAGACCGTTGACGCGGTCGTTCCGAGCGAAAGCGTATTCGTCGCGTTGAGGTAGCGGATCGTTCCGTTTACCACGGTGTAGAGATGGCCGTTATCCGCGTCCCACACCCAGTCCGCGGCGTTCGCGGCGTTCACGGCGGCAAACGCCGTGCCGTTGACGCCGAAGTAGTAGCTGCCGTCGGTCACGCGGTAGGCGGTCTCGGAGGGGAAGCAGGACCACGCGCCGTTCGCGTAGCGGAGATACCACTTCACGCCGGCGTTGTCGGTGAAGTAGAGCGAGTTCTCCGTCTTCGTCCAGGAGGTGCTCCTCGTCGTGCTGAGCGAAACGGCTCCCGCGGCGCTCGAGTTAAGGTAGTAGACGTTGTTGTTGTAGAAAACGCTTATTCCGCCGGTGGTCTCGTCGTACGCCCACTCCGCGGTATTGCCGGGGTTGTTCGCAACGCCGTTGACCGTGGTGTTTCCGCTTCTGTTGAGGTAGTAGCCGTTCGAGCGGATGCGGAAGGTCTCCTTGCCGGGATAGACCGACCAGCCGTTGTTATAGGTCAGATACCACGTGTGGTTGTTGTAGGTGTAGCTCAGCGTATCGTCCGCGTTGCGCGTCCAGTTGGTCGTGGAAGCGGTCGTGCCGACGGAAAGCGTGTTGTTGTTCCCTCTGTTGAGGTAGTAGGTGCTTCCGTTGGCGTTGGAATAGGTGTAGAGGCGGCCGTTTTCGAGCACCCAGCCGTTCGCGGCGTCGGCGTCCGCAGTCGACGCGAGGGCGTTCGCGGAGCTGAGGGTCATGTAGTTGGCGCCGTTGGAGACCTTGAAGCCGTTTTTGATCTCGCCCGTGTAGGACATGTTCGTAACGGTCATCGTCTCCTGATACATGTAAAGGAAGTTATCGTTTGTATTGTAGTAGTAATACATTCCCGACTCGTCGGAAGAATAATAACGCGCGGCTTTTGGGGGGATGTTCTGATTCTGGTTGGCAGTGATTGAGAAAGTACTCGACGTCGCGGTGGTGACGCGGCTGACCTCGACTCCGTGCTCGTCGCGGACGACGGTCTGCGCGGTCGGGTAAGCGGTCGTCGGCGTTCTGTTACCGGTGAGGTTCGACCTGACGTCCGTCAGACGGGTGAACAGGTTATCCATCTTTACGCTGCCGCCGAAGCCGGGGCCCTCGTCCTGCAGATTTTTATACATGACGTTCTGCGTCTCGACGGGCGCGGCGAGGGTAACTCTCGTCACGTTCAGGTCGAGGCGGTAGGGCTCGGTGCAGTAGCCGACAAGGCCGTAGTCGGACTGGTTGGTCGTGCCGCCGCCGCTCTCGGAGGCGGGCATGCCAAGCGCCGAAACGCCGCTGCCGACGGTCACGGTGGAGTTCGCGACCGCGACGCCGTTCATGACGCCGTTGACGTAGCCCGCGGCGACGCCGACGAGGGATTTGTTCTCCGCCGGCGCGGTGGACTCGATGGTCACGGTGTTCAGCGTGAAGTTCTCGACGCGCGCGGTGTGGTTGTTCGCGTTCGCGGAGCCGTTATACTCGCCGACGACGCCGAAGAAGCCGATGATCTGGTCTCCGGTCGTGCCTTCGTTCGGGATATCCGTAACGGTGTTCGCGTTCGTGACGGTCAGATTCGAGATGGTGTGGCCGTTGCCGTTGAACTCGCCTATGAAGGGGTATTCGGCGGTGCCGCTCGGGGGAAGCACCCACCCGGTCATATCGAGGTCTTCGGAAATGTAGAAGTAGACGGGCTCGATCTCGCCTGTTTCCGGATCGGGCTCGTTGAAATATCCGAGGTTCTGCAGCCACGCGAAATAGTAAAGCTGCAGCGGATATCTGATTTCGAAAGCGCAGCCGGCTTCGCTTGTCAGCGGATTGCCCTGGCTGTCGTAGCCGTGGGTGGGGTTGCCGTCCGCGTCGTAGCTGACGTTGTACTGCTGCGTCGAGGTGCCGTCGCCGCTCTCGAAATAGGACTTGTGCACGTAGGAGGTCGCGCCGACAGTCGATTCAAGAGAGTTGCTCAGCCATGCGTAAACAGCCGACGTCGTCAGCGCCAGCAGGAAAAGCAAAAGCACAAAGCTCGAAGCGAGCTGCTTTTTCGCAAACTTTTTCAACTATCGTCACTTCCTTTCCGTGCAGATTAGTGGGGTTCGCCCTTACGAATGGCTGGCCGCGATCGTCATCAGGTCGTTGCTCAGTTTGATGACCTGGCCGACGCTGGTGATGTCGCCGTTGAGCGTGGCGTCGTAAGCGCCGTATTCGCGGAGCAGCGTTTCGTCGTAGGTGACGTAGACGTAGACGTTGAGCGTTTCGTTCACGCCGTCGCCGTCCATGTCGTTCCAGTCGGCGGCGGTGTAGTCGATGGAAAGCGTTACCGAATCCGCCTTCGTGTAGCGGTCGGGATCGCCTTCGTCGCCGGTGACCGTCGTGAAAACGTTGGTCGTAGCGTCGTTCACCGTCTGCGACTTGATGACCTCATAGAGGGTGGAGTCGTTGCCGTAGGGCAGGTTGTCGATGTTGCGGTAAAGCGTGGTAGGGTCGTCGCTGTAGATGCCGGCTCCCTTGACGATGGTCAGGCGCATCAGACTCGAAAAGAGGTTGTTCAGCGCCGCGAGCTCGGAGCCGTTGGCTATCGTGCCTTCGTCCGTGGTAATGCTCGCCGCGAGGTTGCGGCCGATCGTGAGCGCGATAGTTCCCGACTGCGGGAGATCCTCCTCGCCGGTCAGAGCGACCCTGATGACGGCGGGGGTGTAGCGGTTGCGCTGACGGAATATCAGGTCGTACTGCGGGACCTGGATATCGGTGATGGAATCCTCCCCTACTCCCACGGCGTTTTTCGCGTCGTAAAAGTAGTGCGAGTATTCGGCCTCGACGTCGTCCTGATAGGCGGTGACCGCCATGCCGTTTCCGTCGACTTCCTTGTTCTGCGCAAACCATCCGAAGGCGGAGTTCAGATAAAGCAGAATGACGCCCAGCACGAATAAGCCGAGCAGGATCAGCGAACAGATCCTCGCGGCGAACCAGATGTTCTGCTTTCTCGTGAAATACTTCGGCACTCTTTTCTTTCACCTTTCTGTACGCGCACGCTCCGCACGCGCGTGTTTCAGCCGTTAAAAAAAGCCGGCCTGCTGCATGATTGCAACTGGCTGACTCGTGGAGTCCCTGTAGCTTTGCGTCACCGGATCGCTCCGGCTTTGCCAAGTTTTAGGTTGTGTTTTTGTTGCAGGCTGTCATTCCGAATGAAGTGAGGAATCCCCTTCCCTTTCCGACCTGCTGCCTTGGCTCCCTCTGACGATGGAGCTGTCGAGGGCGGCGATACGCCGTCCGAGACTGAGGGAGAGATAACGAAAGTTATCCTCCTGTCAAAACTTTGCTCCGAAGACGAGCTGCCGTTATCTCTCCCTCCGTCTTGCCTCGGTTTACACCTCGGCAATCCACCTCCCTCCTCAGAGGGAGGCAAGACCGACCGGCTGCGGTCGGCGGGGGTCCCTCGTCGGCTCGCGCCTCTTCGGGACGACAGGTTTGCGGAGTCTTCCCTTTCCGACCGGCTGACGTCGGCGGGAACTCCACGGGGCGTGCGCCTTCGGCGCGTGAACGCGGGCCCTCCCGCGTCCGTTCGCGGCTGAGCCGCGCCGCGGCGAAATACCGATCGCCGCTTTTGGCAAAGCAAAACTTTTCTTACAAGACCCGCGATACGTCTTCTTCCACACACTCAACGCTCCGCGCCGTACTCCTCCCCCCGCGGGGGGAACCGGGGCGCACGCCGCCTGCGGCGGCGGCCGAGGGAGGAAAGTCTCCCCTTCCGTCAAAGCGTTCCGGCGGAGAAAGGGCTCTTCCCTTCCTCCGTCACTCACGGGCCCGCCCGTGAGCGCCGCCTCCCCGTCTGAGGAAGGCAGCTTGCGGGGTAATAAAAACAGCCGCTCGGTTCGCGCTATGTCGAACGTCGCAGCTGGCTACCCCGGTGGGGTCCTGTAGCTTTGCGTCACCGGATTGCTCCGGCTTTGCCGATACTTATACTATATGCAATCGTATTATAACATAGTACTATATATAAAGCAAGTGTTTTTTTCAAAATCGAGCCGATTTTTTTGATTTTTTTCGACTCAAAACCGCTATATATATATTAATAGCGGAATTAGCGCGGTTTTTTTTCCTTTTTCGAGAGCGGAATCGCGGTATAATATTATATTTTCGTATCCTGCCGGAAAGGAGGGATCGGACGTGAAAATGACGCCTTCGGAGCTGCACGCGGAGGCGAACTGCCTGCTCGCCGCCGCTTACGCGAAGCGGCTGCTCGAGCGCGGCGCGCTCACCGAAAGCGAATACGCCTCCGTCTGCGCGGCGCTGCGCAGGCGCTTCAGACCGCTGCTCGCCGCGCTGCTTTCCGGCGAAGCGCCGGAGCAGCAATGACGCCTTCGGCGTCAGTGAAATTGACACTTCCGCAGGGGCGGCGGCCGAGGAGACCACAGGGGCGATTATCAATCGCCCGCGCAGTCACGCAGCCGTGCCGCAAGCGCAAATCGTAGGGACGAGCATTGCTCGTCCGGGGATTGATGCGAAAGCGCCGCGAAAGAAAACGAAGCGTAACCTCCCGTTTCCGACTGCACACTTTGCCTTTCACACGACCGTTACCTTCAAGATCCTTCGACTCCGGCTTCGCCTTCGCTCAGGATGACAGGCCTCCCCTCTCCCCGCCCCCGCACTCAAACCACACCACGAAAGGAGCGAACACCATGCCGCAAGTAACCGTAATCGAATCCACGCCCGCGCCGGAGCGCGCGGAAGCCGCGCCGAAGCCGCGCCGCGTCGCCGCCTACGCACGCGTCTCCACCGAAAAGGACGAACAGCAGACCTCCTACGAAGCCCAGCGCAGCTACTACACGCGCCTGATCGCCTCCCGCCCCGACTGGACGCTTGCGGGCGTCTACGCCGACGAATACTCCGGCACCGGCACGAAGAAGCGCGACGGCTTCCGCCGCATGATCGAAGACGCCCTCGCCGGCGGCATCGACCTTATCGTCACGAAGTCGGTCGCCCGCTTCGCGCGGAACACGGTCGACAGCCTGACGCACATACGCCTGCTGCGCGAACACGGCACGGAGGTCTACTTCGAGAAGGAAAATATCCGCACCTTCGACGAAAAGGGCGAGCTGATGCTGACGATACTTTCGTCGCTGGCGCAGGAGGAGAGCCGCTCGATCTCCGAGAACGTCACCTGGGGCATGCGCGAAAGCATGCGGCGCGGCAACGCGTGGGTGCCGTACAAGTCGTTCCTCGGCTACGACCGCGCGCCGGACGGCTCGATGGCGGTGAATCCGGAGCAGGCGGCGGTCGTGCGCCGCGTCTACGGACTTTTTCTGGCGGGGCTCACCCCCTACGGCGTCGCCCGCACGCTCGAGGGCGAAGGCGTACCCTTCGCGGCGGGGCGCGAAAAGTGGTACGCCTCCACGGTGCTGAGCATACTGCGCAACGAGAAGTACAAGGGCGACGCCCTGCGGCAGAAGACCTACTCGAAGAGCTATCTGACGAAAGAGCGCGCCGTCAACAACGGCGAGCTGCGGAAATACTACATAGCCGGACACCACGAGGCCATCGTCTCCCCCGCCGTCTTCGACCTCGTTCAGCGGGAGCTGAAGGAGCGCGAGGGCGAGCCGCGCGCGGCGGAGGGCGTTTTCGCGCGGCGTGTGTTCTGCGCGGAGTGCGGCGGCGTCATGGGGCGCTTCACGCGGAGGCGCGGAGGCGCGGAAACGCGCTCCCTGCGCTGCTCCGGCCGCAAGTGCGGACGCTGCTCCGCCCCGCCCGTACCCGAGGAGGAGCTGAAGGCGGCGTTCGCCGCGGCGTGCGCGGCGCGGTTCGACCTGAGCGCCGCGGAGGCCGCCTGCGCGGAGGCGGTATCATCTGTCATCCTGAGCGAGCGCAGCGAGCCGAAGGATCTCACGCCGTCATCTGTCATTCCGAGGAGCCGCGCAAGCGCCGACGAGGAATCCCACACCCTTTCCGACCGGGTGCGTGAGGAGGGGGATTCCTCGGGCTTCGCCATCGGAATGACACCTCATCCGTCGCCGCCTTCGGCGACGCCACCTTCCCCTCAAGGGGAAGGCTTGGCCGACCGGGTGCGTGAGGATGGGGCGTTGACCGCCGGCCTCCCCTGTGCAAGGGGAGGTGGCGTCCGAGGCGAAGCCGGGGACGACGGAGGGGTTGTGCAATCAAACGGCTGCTTTGAGGAAACCGACAACCCCTCAGTCTCGCCCTGCTTCGCAAGTCTCGACAGCGTCTCACCGCGGGCTCGGTCAGGCCGCGGCTCTGACAGCCCACCGGGCTGTCATTCACTACCGCGGCCTCCGCTTCGCTACCCTTGCACAGGGGAGCCAACGCGCGCGGCGGGGGATTCCCCGGGCTTCGCCATCGGAATGACACCTCATCCGTCGCCGCCTTCGGCGACGCCACCTTCCCCTCAAGGGGAAGGCTTGGCCGACCGGGTGCGTGAGGAGGGGGCGTTGACTCCCGCGCTCCCCTCTCCCCCGCCGTTTGACGAAACGCTCTTCCGCTGCGTCGTTGAGCGCGTGACCGTCTCCCGCGCGGAGACTGTCTTCACCTTCCGCGACGGCAGCGTAATCGTCCTCCCGCGGTGACCGAACGCGTCCATCGTTCTCCATGAACACCACCGTGACCGCTGCTAACATGCAGGTCAAGGCCGTTGCCGATCAGGGTATTCTGATCAACGTCGAAGATACTGCTGATAGTCAGTATTGGGACAGCAACGCGACTACCAACCAGACCACGGGCATCCTGCTCCACGCCACTTCCACCGCGGACACTACCACTTGGTATGTTGCGCACAGCAAGATTACCAGCGATGCTGCTAAAGCCGGTGCCGGCGCTCCGTCCAGCAACCTGACTACTGAAGGTTACAAGACTCTCGGCACTGATCCTTATTCCACCGCGACCTCGACAGTTGCCGCTGCTGCTGCTTCGCATCAGGCTAAGCAGGACATCACTTACGTTGATACCGGAGCTACCGGCTACACCAACGGCGAAGGCTACTATGTCAAGTATACCTACTTCCTGAAGTCCTCCGCTGAAGCGATTACCACTTCGCTGGCTCAGGGTGAGCAGAACCTCAATATCACCGTTAAAGCTACGGGCCCCGATACCGCCACTTCTGCCAATCTCGACAAGGCCCTCCGTGTTGCCGTTAAAATCGCTGGCAGAGTCTATTTCTTCGCTCCTGTCGTTGGTGCTGACGGCACTTACTATGTCAACGCCGGTTCTAACCCCACTACTCCTGTTGTCGCAGCATCTGCTAGCGCGGGCGCTACCTCTGCGACCAACGTTCTCACTATTCCTGCTGTGACCGCTGATGGTCTTGAAGCTGACGTTTTTGTTTACTTCGAGGGTGAAGATACCAACCTGATGACCGATAACGCGCTTTCTACGCTTGACAATCTTATTGTGAGCGTCGAGTTCTCGCTCGTTAAGAACGCTTCGGCTATCTCTACCGCGCCTGGCGTCGCGCTTGCGTAATCAACCTACTAACTAACCCCGCGTAAATCGTTACGCACCATCAGCTACCGATCATAGCTGAACGGAAAACATTCCCAACGGGACGGAGTTCCCGTCCCGTTGGGCTTTCTGCAGAAAGTTTACTTAAAAAGAGCCCCCGGCAGACGCAGCCAGGGCTCTTTTTGTTTTATATTGAATACTGAAGACTGAAAAATGAATAATGAATAATTGCGGTAAAAATAAACGACCGCGGGCTGCGTAAAGGCCTCCCCTGTGCAAGGGGAGGTGGCAGGCGCGACCGCAGGGAGCGACTGACGGAGGGGTTGTCCGTAGGGACGAGCATTGCTCGTCCGGGCATCGACGCGCTCACGTCTGTCATCCCGAGGGCGTAGCCCGAGGGACCCCACACCGAAAGATGACGGTCGGCCAAGCCTTCCCCTTGAGGGGAAGGTGGCGTCGCCGAAGGCGGCGACGGATGAGGTGTCATCCCGAGGGCGTAGCCCGAGGGATCCCACACCGAAAGATGACGGCTGCAAAAGGTGTGGGATTCCTCGTCGGCGCGTTCGCGGCTCCTCGGAACGACAGAACGTAAGCGCATACGTTGTCATCCCGAGCGAAGGCGAAGCCGGAGCCGAAGGATCCTGAAGGTAACGCCATTGTATAAGAAAAAGTGTGTATCAGGAGCGTGAACATTATCGGTTGCTCCGAATACACACTTTTATTTTCGACACGACCTCGTCTTTAAGATCCTTCGGCTGCGCTCCCGTCGGTCGCTCCGCTCAGGATGACAAAAACGAAGACGCTCTGCAAAGGGTGTGGGATTCCTCGTCGGCGCTTGCGCGGCTCCTCGGAATGACAGAAACGCGGCGCGGATCACTGATTCGCGGCGTAAGCCGTAAGCGCCTGCTCGACCGCCTGATTGAGCGAAATGCCGTTCTTTATCGCGCGCGAAGCGACGGCGCGATGGAGCTCGGGCTTGACTCGCACGTTGAAGGTTCCCTTATACGCTTTGTCGGGTTCCTTGCCGACCTGCTTGCAGAAAAGAAGATAATCGTCGACGGCGGCGTGAAACTCCTTTTCGATGTCGGCAGCGTTTTCGCTTTCAAAAGTGACGAGATCGCGTATGCCCTCGATCTTGCCGTGAAGCACTCCGTCTTCCGCGGAGTATTCGACGTTTGAAAAGTATCCTTTGTATTCAATCGTATTATTCATTACAGTTCACCTATCCCTTCAAGCCATTCTTTCAGATTCTTCACCGCGTATTCGCGCATTTCGGACTGCGGATGCGGTTTGTGAAGCAAGATCGCCCTTTTATCGCTTTCGCGGAAAAACATTACCCGCGATCCGGACGTCTTGCCCTTCGTTTCTTCGACAAATCCGAGCCGTTTCAGCAGCGAGCGCGCCTCATCATAAGTATAATCCTTCGGCAGCGCTCTTATTCGATCTTTCGCTTTTTCAAGTTGGCTCACGCGGCGCCCTCCTTTGCAACTGACTTACAGTTGCATTATACTCCTTATATTTCAAATGTCAATACTTTTATTTCAGATTTTGTGAATTTTTCTTTGTTTCTTGTCGAGTTTTCTTGGCTTTTTCTGAAGTTTTCTTTGAAAACCGACTGCTTTTCTTGGAATGGCGTTAGTTTTAATTACTTTTACAATCGTGTTTATCGCTGTACCAAAAGCGGTAAAAATAAAACGACCGCGGGAGGCGTAAAGGCCCCCCTGTGCAAGGGGAGGTGGCAGGCGCGGCCGCAGGGAGCGACTGACGGAGGGGTTGTCCGTAGGGACGAGCATTGCTCGTCCGGGCATTGACGCGCTCGCTTTGAGGAAGCCGACAACCCCTCAGTCTCGGACGGCGTGAGGTCTGTCATCCCGAGGGCGTAGCCCGAGGGATCCCACACCGAAAGATGACGGTCTGCGAAAGGTGTGGGATTCCTCGTCGGCGGCTTCGCCGGCTCCTCGGAATGACAGAACGCGCGGGCGCGTTCGCGGCTCCTCGGAATGACAGAAACACGGCGCGGGCGCGGCATAAAATAAAACGACCGCAGGCTGCGTCTGCCCACGGCGTTTGTAAGTGGTTTTTAATTTAATTCTTTGGCCAAAAGATTAAATTGTTTCCGGGAGGGAGAGGATTTCTCCCTCCCGGATCGGTTTTTGCTTTGCGTAAGTCTTTTACGCGAGGTTAGTCAGTGGGGTGATTACTCAGCCTCGAAAGTGACTTCGATATCGAGCTCGTTCAGGCTGGCATAGATGTTATCGGTGTAGAGCTCAGTAGCTTCGCCTTCAAAGTAGATGTAGATACGGACGTCAACGCCGCCAAATTTGCTATTGGTCGTATCCTTCGCAGGAACGGTCTCGTTGGCGGTCGCGTAAAGGTTACCAACGCTCGTAGGAGCAAGGTTGGAAACGGTAGTAGTACCGCTTCTGTTACCATCAGCACCAACACCGGTACCAACTGTATTGGAGGCGTCGCCGCCGAGAGGAGCGTAAACAACGCACTGAGCATTAGCAATGATAGCTACGCGGAGAGCCTTGTCGAGGTCAGGGGAATTAGTAGAACCAGTAACATCAACCGCCTTAACTCTGAGGTTTTTCGCAAGAGCAGCATCGCTGGTGGAGCGGATGTTGAACTCTTTGACAACATAGTAATTGCCGTCGAGATCGGTAGCGGGATTGTTGGAGATAACACCGTCACTCCAGCCGGCCGCAGCAGTCAAATCAACATAGGTGCCGGCCTTAGCAGTAGTAGCATCAGTGCTCGCAGCAGAAGCGTGCAGCCATTTGGAGGTAATAGCGCTGGCGGTGCCGGTCGCAGCAGTAGAAGTCGGGCGAAGCGCGGTCGCGGTGGTCATACCGGCATCATCGGTGTAGCTGTAAGCGGTGTTGTCATCGGTTCCGGTAGCGAGGACGTTGTAGCGGATTTCAATACCGCCTTCAGCAACGGCCTGAACCTTCATGCCGGTCGCGGTGACCTGGTTGTTCATGGAGAACCATGCGAAAGTGGAGGTGCCCAGGAGGATGGCGCTGACAAGCAGCATCGCGAGGGCGGGGATAAGTCTCTTAAACTTCATTGTTGTGTTTCCTTTCTTTGTTTGGATTTTGTTGATAAAGTTTTTATCGAGAATCCTCAGGACGCCTCCTTCGGATAATCAATACGTGGGTGGGGGGGAAGTTCTGTCATTCTGAGCCCGCAGGGCGAAGAATCTCGCGCTGCCTTCTGCATTCCGAACGAAGTGAGGAATCTCAGGTTTGAGATACTTCGGCGCGCCGCGCCTCAGTATTCGCAAGGTTACGTGAGATCCTTCGACTCGCGCTTCGCGCTCGCTCAGGATGACAGCTTCGCGGGGAATAAAAAAGCCGCGCTGTTCGCGCTGAGTCGAACATCGCAGCTGGCTACCCCGGTGGGGTCCTTTAGCTTTGCGTCACCGGATTGCTCCGGCTTTGCCAAGTGTTAGGTTTTTTGAAATTAAAAAGCCGCGCTGTTCGCGCTGTGTCGAACATCGCAGCTGGCTGCCCCGTAGGGCCCTGTAGCTTTGCGCCGCCGGATTTCTCCGGGTTTGCCAAGTCTTCAGTTTGGTCGCTCAGGCGAACCGCCCTTCGCGATTGTGGTTAGATTATAGCGCACCGTTTCCGGTTTGTCAAGAGTTTTTTTCAAAATTTTTCAAAAAATTTTTGCGGGATATAGATGTGGGGAAGCGATGCGGGGCGGGACACAAGATGTTGTGTCACGGGCTGCGCCCGTGAGGTAATTTCACGCTTCGCGTGAGGTAAATTCGCCCTCCGGGCGAGGTAAATCCGAGCTCCGCTCGGGGTAAATTCACGCGCTCGCGCGCGCGAGGGAAGGTGCAAATCGCTCCGCGATTTGAATGATTTCGCTGCGGCGGGTTCTTTCGCTGCGACGGGTTCTTTTTTTTTTATTATACGCACGTATACGCGTGCATGCGCGCGAGGGCATACGCGTTATTCTTCTTTTGATTTCATTTTATTTATCGCCGAGATCAGCATCCTGCGGATCCTGCCGCATTCGCCCGACAGCGCTTTTGACGATTCTTCCGTTATCAGTCCGGTTCTGCCGAGGAGTTCGAGCCAGTATTCCGACTCGTAGCACTCCTTCAAGGCAATCTGGAGCTTGAACGTGAAATCCGAGCTGCCGTAACCGTATTTCGCTTCGTGGATATTCGCCCCGATGGACGTTCCGGAGCGTATGAGCTGCTTTGTAAGCACGGCGGCGTTCGGTCCTTTGTTTATACCGTTGCATACCTTAATGACGTTGACCGCGAAATCTTTCGCGTTCTCAAGCATCGCGCTCTCTTTCACAGCGTATCCTTTCCTTTCTACCTCGCGCCGAAGGCGCGAATTTACCCGCCGCGCCCCGCGCGGCGATTTACCTCACGGCGAAAGCCGTGAATTTACCTGCGAGCGTATAACGCGGCTTCGCCGCTACACCTCATCCGGCGCTTCGCGCCACCTTCCCCTCAAGGGGAAGGCTTCCCCCGCGAGCAATTTACCCGCGAAAAGCGCCCCGAAAACTTCGGGGCGCTTTGAGCGATCTTACGCTTCTATTTCTTCTTCACCGCCGGTGACTTCCATCCGCATGTCGATCTTGAACTCGCCGCCGATTATCTTATCGACGCAGTCGGGGTCGGGGCCCTCGAGCCAGATGACGACGGTGTATTTCGTGATGTCGCCGGGTTTGAAGTTCTCAATGAATTTCTTGACTATCGTGTTGCCCGTCTGGAACGCCGTAGTGCCGGGTTCCGGGCCTTCTATGCCGTCCGTCCTCGCGTAGG
Encoded here:
- a CDS encoding type II toxin-antitoxin system HicB family antitoxin, which encodes MNNTIEYKGYFSNVEYSAEDGVLHGKIEGIRDLVTFESENAADIEKEFHAAVDDYLLFCKQVGKEPDKAYKGTFNVRVKPELHRAVASRAIKNGISLNQAVEQALTAYAANQ
- a CDS encoding type II toxin-antitoxin system HicA family toxin, with protein sequence MSQLEKAKDRIRALPKDYTYDEARSLLKRLGFVEETKGKTSGSRVMFFRESDKRAILLHKPHPQSEMREYAVKNLKEWLEGIGEL
- a CDS encoding recombinase family protein, yielding MPQVTVIESTPAPERAEAAPKPRRVAAYARVSTEKDEQQTSYEAQRSYYTRLIASRPDWTLAGVYADEYSGTGTKKRDGFRRMIEDALAGGIDLIVTKSVARFARNTVDSLTHIRLLREHGTEVYFEKENIRTFDEKGELMLTILSSLAQEESRSISENVTWGMRESMRRGNAWVPYKSFLGYDRAPDGSMAVNPEQAAVVRRVYGLFLAGLTPYGVARTLEGEGVPFAAGREKWYASTVLSILRNEKYKGDALRQKTYSKSYLTKERAVNNGELRKYYIAGHHEAIVSPAVFDLVQRELKEREGEPRAAEGVFARRVFCAECGGVMGRFTRRRGGAETRSLRCSGRKCGRCSAPPVPEEELKAAFAAACAARFDLSAAEAACAEAVSSVILSERSEPKDLTPSSVIPRSRASADEESHTLSDRVREEGDSSGFAIGMTPHPSPPSATPPSPQGEGLADRVREDGALTAGLPCARGGGVRGEAGDDGGVVQSNGCFEETDNPSVSPCFASLDSVSPRARSGRGSDSPPGCHSLPRPPLRYPCTGEPTRAAGDSPGFAIGMTPHPSPPSATPPSPQGEGLADRVREEGALTPALPSPPPFDETLFRCVVERVTVSRAETVFTFRDGSVIVLPR
- a CDS encoding four helix bundle protein, coding for MLENAKDFAVNVIKVCNGINKGPNAAVLTKQLIRSGTSIGANIHEAKYGYGSSDFTFKLQIALKECYESEYWLELLGRTGLITEESSKALSGECGRIRRMLISAINKMKSKEE